TTCAGCACGGAACCGAGCAGCCCCATGAACGTCCCGAGATGCGGTATCCCGCAGGCGGCCACCATATTCAGCACCAGCATGGCCAACCGGAGCCCGGCCTGCGCCCAACCGGTCCACTCCTTTGGGACCCGCGACCGTAGCTTCTTCCAGGCGATCTCGCTCGGTACGTAGAAGATGAGCCCGATCGAAAAGAGCACTGCGACCGCCGACAGTACCTGAATGCTGGACACCAGTCTGTGGAGAAGTAGAGagggcgtggtggtggtagtggtgatatATGGTGGCAGCACAGatagcttcttctccttctcatgCTGCCTCTTCACTTACAGGCTATCGGGCGGGAAGTTGAGAATGATGGAAGACTTGACGGTCTCGCCGTACCGGATGTAGCCGACGGCACCGAAGAAGCTGTACAGCACCGCCAGACACACGTAGTTGAGGTTGACGATGCCCGGACACCCGAGATAGTGGCGCGGGTTGCGCATCTGGTTCTCCAGCGGAAATATCAGGCAGGTCGCATCCAGCGCAAAGTACACGACGctgcaaaaaaagggaccaTGGATTCCAAAGCAAGTTGTAGGAAAGAGAAATTCGGACTCGAGGAGAAGGTACTTTGACTTCCTTATTACCCCATGTACGGTGCAACGGTTGCCGTGGTGGGAAAGAGCCGACGGTCTTCCAGCGAGAGCGGTTCctgaaacacaaacaccagcGAGATGACGATGTTGGCGAGGATGAGAAATCCGGCGATGGCCGAGAACGGGACGAGATACTTGAGCTCCCGTATCTGCGTGATGAACAGAATCGGAATGCCGACGAGCAGGATGTACGTCCGGTCGCTCCACTCCAGCCCGGTCCGATAGTTGATGACCTCGCGCAGCGTCGTCCCGACGAACACGATGAACACGACGACCGTCGTCAGCATCAGATACCAATCGATGGCGTTCCTGCGTGGCGCGAAATAAGTTGAAGGACTTTGCGGCACTTGGCGCCGtacactgccactgccaccttACCTTAGAACCCTGCCAAGTgtctggatggatggtggccCGTAGGAGCAAGCTTTCTCCACCGTCTCGCCGAATCCGAGCACCGGTATGCGTTCCTTTTTGCAGATCCTGTAAGAGGTGCTAACCTGTGGAAGGAGAACGAACcccgagagaaagaaaacgtttgttttttcttgtttacCCGGATCCGTTCGGCCCCAGAACTCACCAAAATGTGCGCACTGTGGGAGCAGAGCATGGCGAGGAAGAAGGTACCGGCCACACCGAACACGAGGCCACCATCCTTGAACGCACCCGGCACCGACAGGATGCCGATACCGAGGGCTGACTTCATCACGTGCACGAACGTTCCCACGGTGCtgtgatggagagagagagagagggagagagagatgcgcgCTTTAGCATAATTAGGGCCACCTCCTTGCCTTGCCACCCTCCCACAAACACTTACGACGTTGGGTTCGCGAGGTTGCGATGTAGATGCGGATCATAACAGCGCCCAGCGTCCTCTCGGCTGCGAACGGCACGGAACAAGAGGACGGAACGACGGTTAAACACACTCCAGATTGTGGAAAGAGAGGAGTAGAGAGTCGGGGGTGGGTCACTGTTTTCTGACGTGAACTCGGGATTCGTTTATGAATTTAATTTCCTGAATTTTGCGGGGATTTTTGGCCTTTGCGGTGACCTAACGGCCACCATTGACGCCATTTTACGCCCTTTCCGTGGGCCATCTCTTAAAGATCTTCCACAACGGCCACTAACAACGGTACCTGCCAGCGCCATCGGATGACTTCACGGCGAGCAACTCAACACCTTCGGGTGGCCGTTCGTGGTCGTACGGTTTCTCCATTTTGCACGGAGATGATCACATAGAGGCTGCACAAATCACCACAAATCACTCTGCCGATCGTCCGTGGGAATCACTTCAACCAAACGGCACACACGCGCCACGTCACGTCACCAGCGCGTTCAACGATCGAATGAATGATCGCCTTCTCCGGACCTCCGGCGATACCAAGAGGCTTCGATTGCCGTGCGGCTTCGCGGCTCAAACGATCACTGCTGGCGGCAGACTAATTGACGCGCCCTTCCGCGAGGCCGTTCCgtgacgccgacgacgacgacgacaacaacaacaacgggatgTTGTCGCAGAagacaccgaaccgaaccgcgcCATTTGTCCAGAGATCTGTTTGCGCGCGAGGGTTTGATATCCAGCCCCGTGTGTGACCTTATGATGCCCTCATGAGAGAGCGGGCGCgcgggcgcgtgtgtgtgtgtaccgtcCCTCGGGAACAGGTTTAGCAGTACTACGCGTtgcaaccacgacgacgacgatggtcatGGCAACGAGGTGGCAACAACCTCGTTACGGGGAAGGCTCGCCCCGCgcgacacacacgctcgcgtCTTACGcaatgaaaacaattaaattcgTCATTCT
This sequence is a window from Anopheles darlingi chromosome 3, idAnoDarlMG_H_01, whole genome shotgun sequence. Protein-coding genes within it:
- the LOC125956943 gene encoding proton-coupled amino acid transporter-like protein CG1139, coding for MEKPYDHERPPEGVELLAVKSSDGAGSREDAGRCYDPHLHRNLANPTSTVGTFVHVMKSALGIGILSVPGAFKDGGLVFGVAGTFFLAMLCSHSAHILVSTSYRICKKERIPVLGFGETVEKACSYGPPSIQTLGRVLRNAIDWYLMLTTVVVFIVFVGTTLREVINYRTGLEWSDRTYILLVGIPILFITQIRELKYLVPFSAIAGFLILANIVISLVFVFQEPLSLEDRRLFPTTATVAPYMGVVYFALDATCLIFPLENQMRNPRHYLGCPGIVNLNYVCLAVLYSFFGAVGYIRYGETVKSSIILNFPPDSLLVSSIQVLSAVAVLFSIGLIFYVPSEIAWKKLRSRVPKEWTGWAQAGLRLAMLVLNMVAACGIPHLGTFMGLLGSVLNPILALWIPIVVDTVYRWPNRRFGRFHWRLVKNGACACFGLFLLITGAISSVQNIMALYQ